In uncultured Bacteroides sp., the following proteins share a genomic window:
- a CDS encoding fumarate reductase/succinate dehydrogenase flavoprotein subunit, translating into MTKIDSKIPEGPLAEKWTNYKAHQKLVNPSNKRRLDIIVVGTGLAGASAAASLGEMGFKVLNFCIQDSPRRAHSIAAQGGINAAKNYQNDGDSVYRLFYDTIKGGDYRARESNVYRLAEVSNAIIDQCVAQGVPFAREYGGLLDNRSFGGAQVSRTFYAKGQTGQQLLLGAYSALSRQVHNGNVKLFTRHEMLDLVMIDGRARGIIARDLVTGKIERYAAHAVVIGTGGYGNAYFLSTNAMTSNCSVAIQCYKKGAYFANPCYAQIHPTCIPVHGDVQSKLTLMSESLRNDGRIWVPKKLEDAKALQAGKLKGSDIAEADRDYYLERRYPAFGNLVPRDVASRAAKERCDAGFGVNNTGLAVFLDFSEAIGRLGEDVVKARYGNLFDMYEEITNENPYKGPMMIYPAIHYTMGGIWVDYELMTSVPGLFAIGEANFSDHGANRLGASALMQGLADGYFVLPYTIQNYLADQIQVPRFSTELPEFVEAEKAVADKINKIKNINGKHSVDTIHKKLGHVMWDFVGMGRTKESLETALTRLKEVKKDFWTNVRIPGEVNDLNVELEKAIRLSDFIEVGMLMARDGLNREESCGGHFREEFQTPEGEALRDDKNFSYVACWKYTGEDSEPELIKEDLNYEFVKVQTRNYKA; encoded by the coding sequence ATGACTAAGATAGATTCAAAAATTCCTGAAGGCCCATTGGCTGAGAAATGGACTAACTATAAAGCTCATCAAAAACTCGTAAACCCATCAAACAAACGTCGCCTAGACATTATCGTAGTTGGTACCGGTCTTGCCGGAGCATCAGCTGCCGCTTCACTTGGAGAAATGGGTTTCAAAGTATTAAACTTCTGCATTCAAGATTCTCCACGCCGTGCCCACTCAATTGCTGCACAAGGTGGTATCAATGCTGCTAAGAATTACCAAAACGACGGTGACTCTGTATACCGTTTATTCTACGATACTATCAAAGGTGGAGACTACCGCGCACGTGAATCAAACGTTTACCGTTTAGCTGAAGTTTCTAACGCAATTATTGACCAATGCGTTGCTCAAGGTGTTCCTTTCGCTCGTGAATACGGTGGTTTGCTTGACAACCGTTCTTTCGGTGGTGCTCAGGTTTCACGTACATTCTATGCAAAAGGACAAACAGGACAACAATTGTTGCTTGGTGCTTATTCAGCATTAAGCCGCCAGGTACACAACGGTAATGTAAAGTTATTCACACGTCACGAAATGCTTGACTTGGTAATGATTGACGGCCGTGCACGTGGTATTATTGCCCGCGACCTTGTTACTGGTAAAATTGAACGTTACGCTGCACATGCTGTAGTTATCGGTACAGGTGGTTACGGAAATGCATACTTCCTTTCTACAAATGCAATGACTTCAAATTGTTCTGTTGCTATCCAATGTTACAAGAAAGGTGCTTATTTTGCTAACCCATGTTACGCACAAATTCACCCAACCTGTATTCCTGTTCACGGAGATGTTCAGTCTAAACTGACATTGATGTCTGAATCACTTCGTAACGACGGACGTATCTGGGTTCCAAAGAAACTGGAAGATGCGAAAGCTTTGCAAGCAGGTAAATTAAAAGGTTCAGATATTGCAGAAGCAGATCGTGACTATTATTTGGAACGTCGTTATCCTGCATTTGGTAACCTTGTACCTCGCGATGTTGCTTCTCGTGCTGCTAAAGAACGTTGTGATGCCGGATTTGGAGTAAACAACACTGGTCTTGCCGTATTCCTTGATTTCTCTGAGGCTATTGGTCGTCTAGGCGAAGATGTAGTAAAAGCACGCTACGGTAACTTATTTGATATGTACGAAGAGATCACCAACGAAAATCCATATAAAGGTCCAATGATGATTTATCCTGCTATCCACTACACAATGGGTGGTATCTGGGTTGATTATGAATTGATGACTTCTGTTCCAGGATTGTTCGCTATTGGTGAAGCTAACTTCTCAGACCACGGAGCTAACCGTCTTGGTGCTTCTGCTTTGATGCAAGGTTTGGCTGACGGATACTTTGTATTACCTTATACAATTCAGAATTATTTAGCTGATCAGATTCAGGTTCCACGTTTCTCTACTGAACTTCCTGAGTTTGTTGAAGCAGAAAAAGCTGTTGCTGACAAGATTAACAAAATCAAGAATATCAACGGTAAACATTCTGTAGATACTATTCACAAGAAACTTGGTCACGTTATGTGGGATTTCGTTGGAATGGGACGTACAAAAGAATCATTGGAAACTGCATTAACCAGACTAAAAGAAGTGAAGAAAGACTTCTGGACAAATGTTCGTATTCCTGGTGAAGTAAATGATTTGAATGTGGAACTAGAAAAAGCTATCCGCTTATCTGATTTCATTGAAGTTGGTATGTTGATGGCACGTGATGGTTTGAACCGTGAAGAATCTTGCGGTGGACACTTCCGTGAAGAATTCCAGACTCCAGAAGGTGAAGCTCTTCGTGATGACAAGAACTTCTCTTATGTAGCTTGCTGGAAATACACAGGCGAAGATTCAGAACCAGAATTAATTAAGGAAGATCTGAACTACGAATTCGTTAAGGTTCAAACACGTAATTACAAAGCATAA
- the dprA gene encoding DNA-processing protein DprA: MTDQEIIATIALTQIPGVGLIGARNLINVTGNAEILFSHRTELTQLIPGISPRTVESLNNPQALLRAEAEYSFAQKNKITCITINDEAYPSRLRECPDAPVVLFFKGKTDLNALKVINMVGTRNATDYGQRICNDFLQDLKTLCPEVLVVSGLAYGIDIYAHRAALRNQLATVGVLAHGLDRIYPATHRKTAIEMLDNGGLLTEFLSETNPDRQNFVKRNRIVAGMSDATIVVESAVKGGALITADIAQGYHRDCFAFPGRVADEFSIGCNNLIKDNKAGLILSAEDFVKAMCWDADSKTIPVAVQRELFIDLTQEEQQIVDILRDKGNSQINSLVVEADIAVNKMNALLFELEMKGVIRVLAGGMYQLL, encoded by the coding sequence ATGACGGATCAGGAGATAATTGCCACCATTGCGCTGACACAAATCCCGGGAGTGGGGTTGATTGGTGCCCGTAATCTTATCAATGTTACCGGAAACGCGGAAATTCTCTTCTCACATCGTACAGAACTCACTCAACTGATTCCAGGTATTTCGCCTCGCACGGTTGAGTCACTTAACAATCCTCAGGCTCTTTTGCGGGCTGAGGCTGAATATTCCTTCGCTCAGAAAAACAAAATTACTTGTATTACCATAAATGATGAGGCTTATCCTTCGAGATTGAGGGAATGCCCTGATGCTCCTGTGGTGCTCTTTTTTAAAGGAAAGACGGATCTGAATGCACTTAAGGTAATCAATATGGTGGGAACCCGTAATGCTACCGATTACGGACAACGCATCTGCAATGATTTTCTTCAGGATCTTAAGACTCTTTGTCCCGAAGTACTTGTGGTGAGCGGACTTGCTTATGGAATTGATATCTATGCGCACAGAGCAGCTTTAAGGAATCAACTGGCTACAGTTGGTGTGTTGGCGCATGGATTAGACCGGATTTATCCGGCTACTCATCGGAAAACGGCGATAGAAATGCTGGATAACGGTGGCTTGCTCACGGAATTCCTTTCGGAAACAAACCCTGACAGGCAAAACTTTGTGAAGCGCAACCGGATTGTGGCTGGAATGAGTGATGCAACCATTGTGGTTGAATCGGCTGTGAAGGGTGGGGCGTTGATCACTGCCGATATTGCACAAGGTTATCACCGCGATTGTTTTGCTTTCCCCGGGCGAGTGGCTGACGAGTTCTCCATCGGTTGCAATAATCTGATAAAGGATAATAAGGCAGGATTGATTCTTTCTGCTGAAGATTTCGTCAAAGCAATGTGTTGGGATGCTGATAGCAAAACTATTCCAGTAGCAGTGCAGCGTGAGCTATTTATTGATCTTACTCAGGAAGAACAACAAATTGTGGATATTCTTCGCGATAAAGGAAATTCTCAAATTAATTCGCTGGTTGTTGAAGCGGATATAGCTGTAAATAAGATGAATGCACTCTTGTTTGAGTTGGAGATGAAAGGCGTAATTCGTGTGTTAGCTGGCGGAATGTATCAGCTACTTTAG
- the dusB gene encoding tRNA dihydrouridine synthase DusB encodes MKIGSIDLGERPIFLAPMEDVTDIAFRLLCKQFGADMVYTEFISSDALVRFVNKTTQKLTISEEERPVAMQIYGREVEPMVEAAKIVEAARPDILDINFGCPVKKVAGKGAGAGMLQNIPKMLEITKAVVDAVNIPVTVKTRLGWDHDSKIIVDLAEQLQDCGIAALTIHGRTRSQMYTGEADWTLIGEVKNNPRMHIPIIGNGDVTTPQQVKDYFDRYGVDAIMIGRASFGRPWIFKEVKHYLETGEELPPLTFDWKMDVLREQVKQSIERLDERRGIIHVRRHLAASPLFKGIPNFRDTRIAMLRANTQEELFTIFDKIIAEQVKAEQ; translated from the coding sequence ATGAAAATAGGCTCTATAGACTTGGGGGAACGCCCCATATTTCTGGCTCCGATGGAGGATGTTACAGATATTGCTTTCCGACTGCTGTGCAAGCAATTCGGGGCAGACATGGTATATACAGAATTTATTTCCAGTGATGCGCTGGTACGTTTCGTAAATAAAACAACTCAGAAACTCACTATCAGTGAAGAAGAGCGTCCGGTTGCCATGCAGATTTACGGCAGAGAAGTAGAACCTATGGTGGAAGCCGCAAAGATTGTGGAAGCTGCCCGCCCGGATATTCTGGATATCAACTTTGGCTGTCCGGTGAAAAAGGTTGCCGGTAAAGGTGCCGGAGCAGGAATGCTGCAAAACATCCCTAAGATGCTTGAAATAACCAAAGCTGTGGTTGATGCTGTTAATATTCCTGTTACCGTAAAAACCCGTCTAGGTTGGGATCATGACAGTAAGATTATCGTGGACCTTGCCGAGCAATTGCAGGATTGCGGTATTGCCGCACTAACCATCCACGGCAGAACACGCAGCCAGATGTATACAGGTGAAGCAGATTGGACACTTATCGGTGAGGTAAAGAACAATCCACGCATGCATATCCCTATCATTGGAAATGGCGACGTAACCACTCCGCAACAAGTAAAGGACTATTTTGACCGTTATGGTGTAGATGCCATCATGATTGGCCGGGCAAGCTTTGGCCGTCCATGGATATTCAAGGAAGTAAAGCATTATCTGGAGACAGGAGAAGAGCTTCCTCCCCTCACCTTTGATTGGAAAATGGATGTACTCCGCGAGCAGGTAAAGCAAAGCATTGAAAGACTTGACGAGCGCCGCGGAATCATCCACGTTCGCCGCCATTTGGCAGCCTCTCCCCTGTTCAAAGGAATTCCAAACTTCAGGGATACCCGCATAGCTATGCTAAGAGCTAATACACAAGAAGAGCTGTTTACTATATTCGATAAGATTATTGCTGAACAGGTAAAAGCGGAACAATAA
- a CDS encoding succinate dehydrogenase cytochrome b subunit codes for MWLTNSSVGRKVVMSVSGLFLVLFLTFHMAMNLVAVFSEDGYNMVCEFLGASWYALAGTLVLAAGFGVHIIYAFWLTMQNRNARGNESYAVVEKPKNVEWASQNMLVLGIIIALFFVLHLAQFWFKMQFVEISGLESINATPQDGAALIRATFANPLFAILYLVWFVAIWFHLTHGFWSALQTLGLSNNIWFERWKCISNIFATVIFLGFALVVVVFYVKYGIMG; via the coding sequence ATGTGGTTAACTAATTCATCTGTAGGAAGGAAAGTAGTCATGAGCGTATCAGGACTATTCCTCGTCCTTTTTCTAACATTTCACATGGCGATGAACCTTGTGGCGGTTTTCTCTGAAGACGGCTATAACATGGTTTGTGAGTTCCTGGGAGCAAGTTGGTACGCTTTAGCTGGAACTCTGGTTTTAGCTGCTGGTTTTGGAGTTCACATCATTTACGCATTTTGGCTGACAATGCAAAATCGCAATGCACGCGGTAATGAAAGCTATGCAGTAGTAGAAAAGCCAAAGAATGTAGAATGGGCTTCTCAAAACATGTTAGTTTTGGGTATTATCATTGCTCTTTTCTTTGTTTTACACCTTGCACAATTCTGGTTTAAAATGCAGTTTGTTGAAATTAGTGGCCTTGAGAGCATCAATGCTACTCCACAAGATGGTGCTGCACTAATAAGAGCAACATTTGCAAATCCTTTATTTGCTATCCTTTATCTAGTTTGGTTTGTAGCAATCTGGTTCCATCTTACTCATGGATTCTGGAGTGCCCTTCAAACACTTGGCTTGAGCAACAATATCTGGTTCGAACGTTGGAAATGCATTTCAAACATCTTTGCAACAGTAATCTTCTTAGGCTTTGCTTTAGTAGTAGTAGTTTTCTACGTTAAATACGGCATAATGGGTTAA
- a CDS encoding peptidase U32 family protein — MNHQLKDFEIMAPVGSRESLAAAIQAGADSIYFGIENLNMRARSSNTFTINDLKEIAMICDEHGLKSYLTINTIIYDNDIPLMRTIVDAAKEAGISAIIAADVAVMCYARSIGQEVHLSTQLNISNAEALKFYAQFADVAVLARELNMKQVRGIYDKIKEDKVCGPSGEEIRIEMFCHGALCMAVSGKCYLSLHEMDNSANRGACMQICRRAYTVKDKESDIELEVDNQYIMSPKDLKTIHFMDEMIEAGVRVFKIEGRARGPEYVRTVVECYKQAIQSCLDGTFTEEKVQAWDNRLKTVFNRGFWNGYYLGQRLGEWSKNYGSEATERKVYVGKAVKYFSNINVAEFLVEASEIKLGDKLLVTGPTTGALFSTLDEARVDLKPVELVHKGEHFSMKFSEKIRPSDKLYKLVSAEELKKSCTKD; from the coding sequence ATGAATCATCAGTTAAAAGACTTTGAAATAATGGCGCCTGTGGGTTCTCGCGAATCTCTTGCCGCTGCTATTCAGGCAGGAGCCGATTCAATATACTTTGGTATAGAGAATCTAAATATGCGTGCTCGTTCATCAAACACCTTTACTATAAATGATTTGAAGGAGATTGCCATGATTTGTGACGAACATGGCTTGAAGAGTTATCTTACTATCAATACAATCATTTACGATAACGATATTCCTTTGATGCGCACCATTGTTGATGCAGCAAAAGAGGCGGGAATTTCTGCAATTATTGCGGCCGATGTGGCAGTTATGTGTTATGCCCGTTCCATAGGTCAGGAAGTGCATCTCTCTACTCAGCTAAATATTTCCAATGCTGAGGCGTTGAAATTCTATGCACAGTTTGCCGATGTGGCAGTTCTTGCCCGCGAACTGAATATGAAACAGGTTAGAGGCATTTATGATAAGATTAAGGAAGATAAAGTATGCGGTCCGAGTGGCGAAGAAATTCGTATAGAGATGTTTTGTCACGGCGCGCTTTGCATGGCTGTCTCCGGAAAATGCTATCTTTCTTTGCATGAAATGGATAACTCTGCCAACCGCGGAGCATGTATGCAGATTTGCCGCAGAGCTTATACGGTAAAGGACAAGGAAAGTGATATTGAGCTGGAAGTAGATAACCAGTATATTATGTCGCCAAAGGATTTAAAAACCATTCATTTCATGGATGAGATGATTGAAGCCGGCGTTCGTGTGTTCAAAATTGAGGGACGCGCTCGCGGACCAGAGTATGTGCGCACCGTTGTTGAGTGTTACAAGCAGGCTATTCAGTCTTGTCTGGACGGAACTTTTACCGAAGAAAAGGTACAGGCCTGGGATAACCGTCTGAAGACGGTGTTTAACCGTGGATTCTGGAACGGATACTATCTGGGACAAAGACTTGGCGAGTGGAGCAAAAACTATGGCTCGGAAGCTACTGAACGAAAAGTTTATGTAGGTAAGGCGGTTAAATATTTCAGTAACATCAATGTTGCTGAGTTTCTGGTGGAAGCTTCTGAAATTAAGCTAGGAGATAAACTTCTTGTAACCGGACCAACCACCGGTGCTTTGTTTTCAACACTTGATGAAGCACGGGTAGATTTGAAGCCTGTAGAGTTAGTTCACAAAGGAGAGCACTTCTCTATGAAATTCTCTGAGAAGATTCGTCCAAGCGATAAGCTATACAAATTAGTTTCTGCCGAGGAGTTAAAAAAGTCTTGTACAAAAGATTGA
- a CDS encoding phosphatase PAP2 family protein has product MKRILLFVIVAFHIFNCGAQNWDINTLKKINRVDNSFVTGYSKAISNSEPYLAVGLPVLIGSYALIEKNDRLLSDAIYIGTSVAEAVVLTSGMKYAVDRERPFNRYPDLIENRESVSSPSFPSAHTATAFSLATSLSIKYPKWYVIAPSYIWASSVGFARMNEGVHYPSDVIAGAAIGTGCAVVNVYVNKWLNKLITSKTGLNFIDY; this is encoded by the coding sequence ATGAAGCGTATTCTTTTATTTGTAATTGTAGCTTTCCACATTTTTAATTGTGGCGCTCAGAATTGGGATATTAATACTTTGAAGAAAATCAATAGGGTAGATAATTCATTTGTAACTGGATATAGTAAGGCTATTTCAAATTCAGAGCCATATTTGGCCGTAGGTCTTCCTGTGCTAATAGGGAGTTATGCCTTAATTGAAAAGAACGACCGATTATTAAGCGACGCAATTTATATTGGCACTAGTGTTGCTGAAGCTGTTGTACTGACCTCTGGGATGAAATATGCTGTTGACCGTGAACGTCCCTTTAATCGCTATCCCGATTTAATAGAAAATAGAGAGTCTGTTTCGAGTCCGTCTTTTCCTTCAGCACATACAGCTACCGCATTCTCTTTAGCTACATCTTTGAGTATCAAATACCCTAAATGGTATGTCATTGCTCCTAGTTACATTTGGGCTAGCTCTGTCGGTTTTGCAAGAATGAATGAGGGAGTTCATTACCCTTCAGACGTTATTGCTGGTGCAGCGATTGGAACTGGATGCGCAGTGGTGAATGTTTATGTAAATAAGTGGCTGAATAAATTAATTACTTCAAAAACCGGACTTAACTTTATTGATTACTAG
- a CDS encoding acyl-CoA thioesterase: MNKYIFELNMKVRDYECDMQGIVNNAIYQHYLEHTRHEFITKLGINFAELHGQGLDPVVARITIAYKTPLHSGEDFVSKLYIEKEGVKYVFYQDIFRLSDGKVSVKSKVELVCLTNGRLGHSELFDKAFEPYFAK, translated from the coding sequence ATGAATAAATACATTTTCGAACTGAATATGAAGGTTCGCGACTACGAATGCGATATGCAGGGTATAGTTAACAATGCAATCTACCAGCATTATCTGGAACATACACGTCATGAATTCATTACCAAACTAGGCATAAACTTTGCCGAACTGCATGGACAAGGACTCGATCCGGTTGTAGCCAGAATCACCATTGCTTATAAAACTCCATTGCACAGCGGGGAAGATTTTGTTTCCAAGCTATATATTGAAAAAGAAGGAGTGAAATATGTATTCTATCAGGATATCTTCCGCTTGTCTGACGGGAAAGTATCTGTAAAATCAAAAGTGGAACTGGTATGCCTCACCAATGGCCGTCTTGGACATAGTGAACTTTTCGACAAAGCATTTGAACCCTATTTCGCCAAATGA
- a CDS encoding phosphatase PAP2 family protein: MALDIFKKVETQKGLFAVEKVSLIYNLLTSILILFMFPQMSHPLGMLWDRAVIALMTFCLIYLYRLAPCKFSAFVRIIVQMGLLSYWYPDTFEFNRLFTNLDHIFAGTEQFIFGCQPAVEFSKHLPYWWVSEPLNLGYFSYYPMIAVVGIFYFLRRFDLFEKWSFIIVTSFFIYYFFYIFIPVAGPQFYFPAIGMDNVTNGIFPAIGHYFNTHHELLPGPDYQHGFFYSLVDASQQVGERPTAAFPSSHVAISTLLMISAFRVSRKLGSFLLPFYFLLCCATVYIQAHYLIDSITGLISAFFMYVLVTKMYNKWFADPLFK; the protein is encoded by the coding sequence ATGGCTTTAGATATATTTAAAAAAGTAGAAACTCAGAAAGGGTTGTTCGCGGTAGAGAAGGTATCATTGATATATAATCTTCTTACATCAATTTTGATTCTCTTTATGTTCCCTCAGATGAGCCATCCGTTAGGGATGTTATGGGATAGAGCCGTAATTGCGCTAATGACTTTCTGCTTGATATACCTTTATCGTTTGGCACCATGCAAGTTCTCCGCTTTTGTTCGTATTATCGTTCAGATGGGATTGCTCTCTTACTGGTATCCTGACACTTTTGAATTTAATCGTTTATTTACAAACCTGGATCATATATTTGCCGGAACCGAACAATTCATCTTTGGATGTCAGCCGGCAGTAGAGTTCAGTAAGCATTTACCTTATTGGTGGGTGAGCGAACCATTAAATCTAGGCTATTTCTCTTATTATCCAATGATTGCCGTGGTGGGAATATTTTATTTCCTTCGCCGGTTCGACTTATTTGAAAAATGGTCTTTTATAATTGTGACCTCTTTCTTTATCTATTATTTCTTTTACATCTTTATTCCGGTGGCTGGTCCTCAGTTCTATTTCCCGGCTATTGGAATGGATAATGTTACGAATGGAATATTTCCGGCAATAGGCCATTACTTTAATACTCATCACGAATTGCTTCCTGGTCCTGATTATCAGCACGGATTCTTTTACAGCTTGGTTGATGCGTCGCAACAGGTTGGTGAAAGGCCTACCGCTGCTTTTCCAAGCTCGCATGTCGCAATATCAACATTACTTATGATCTCTGCTTTCCGTGTAAGTAGAAAACTGGGTAGTTTCCTTTTACCATTTTATTTTCTTCTTTGTTGTGCCACAGTATATATTCAGGCTCACTATCTGATTGATTCTATCACAGGATTGATTTCAGCCTTCTTTATGTATGTACTTGTCACAAAGATGTATAATAAGTGGTTTGCAGATCCACTGTTTAAATAA
- a CDS encoding NAD(P)-dependent oxidoreductase — protein MKGSVLVTGASGFIGNFIIKEAIKKGYDVWAGVRATSKLEGLQDKNINLIELDFAHPGTLKVQLSDFKETNSKWDYIIHTAGVTKCSDKKDFDKVNYQGTKNFVDALSQLGMVPGKFIYLSSLSVFGPIHERKLLPITDDDKPRPNTAYGISKLRAEEYIRSLPDFPYLIYRPTGVYGPREKDYFLMVKSIQKHVDFAAGLRKQLLTFVYVADLAQAIFLGMEKDVCQKSYFVSDGKVYKSRDFSDLIKKELGNPFVIHLKCPLIILKVISLCAEFVASYSGKSSTLNADKYKIMKQRNWQCDITPLIDDLGYNPQYHLEKGVKQAIDWYKKEGWL, from the coding sequence ATGAAGGGAAGTGTTTTAGTGACCGGAGCTAGTGGATTTATTGGTAATTTTATAATAAAAGAAGCAATAAAAAAAGGGTATGATGTGTGGGCTGGAGTACGTGCAACAAGCAAGTTGGAAGGTTTGCAGGATAAGAATATAAATCTGATAGAACTGGATTTTGCACATCCCGGAACACTAAAAGTACAACTTTCTGATTTCAAAGAGACGAATAGCAAATGGGATTATATTATACATACGGCGGGAGTTACAAAATGCAGCGATAAAAAAGATTTTGATAAGGTAAATTATCAAGGGACAAAGAATTTTGTAGATGCTTTATCTCAGTTGGGAATGGTTCCCGGCAAGTTTATCTATCTGAGCTCATTAAGCGTTTTTGGCCCAATTCATGAGAGAAAGTTATTGCCTATCACTGACGACGATAAACCCAGGCCCAATACAGCTTATGGCATAAGTAAACTTCGTGCAGAAGAATATATTAGAAGTCTGCCCGATTTTCCTTATCTTATTTATCGCCCCACGGGAGTTTACGGTCCTCGGGAAAAAGATTATTTCCTGATGGTTAAGTCCATTCAGAAGCATGTGGACTTTGCTGCCGGACTTCGCAAACAGCTACTTACATTTGTTTATGTAGCCGACCTGGCTCAGGCCATTTTTCTTGGAATGGAGAAAGATGTTTGTCAAAAATCATACTTTGTGAGCGATGGTAAAGTCTATAAAAGTAGAGATTTTTCTGATTTAATAAAAAAAGAGCTGGGAAATCCTTTTGTAATACATCTTAAATGTCCATTAATTATTTTAAAAGTTATATCTTTGTGCGCCGAATTTGTAGCCTCATATTCAGGCAAGAGCAGTACACTGAATGCTGACAAATATAAAATAATGAAACAACGAAACTGGCAATGCGATATTACGCCTTTGATAGACGATTTGGGATATAACCCTCAATATCATTTAGAGAAAGGAGTAAAGCAGGCTATTGACTGGTATAAAAAAGAAGGATGGCTTTAG
- a CDS encoding succinate dehydrogenase/fumarate reductase iron-sulfur subunit: MEKIINFTLKVWRQKGPKAKGAFESYTMENISGDTSFLEMLDILNERLINEGKEPVVFDHDCREGICGMCSLYINGHPHGPATGATTCQMYIRRFEDGDTITVEPWRSAGFPVIRDLMVDRNAFDKIMQAGGYVSINTGGVPDANAIAIPKPIADEAMDAASCIGCGACVAACKNGSAMLFLSAKVSQLSLLPQGKAEAGRRAKAMLSKMDELGFGNCTNTRACEAECPKSISISNIARLNRDFIAAKLKD, from the coding sequence ATGGAAAAAATAATAAATTTCACGCTAAAGGTTTGGCGTCAAAAAGGTCCGAAAGCTAAAGGTGCTTTTGAATCTTATACAATGGAAAACATTTCGGGTGATACCTCATTCCTTGAAATGCTTGACATCCTGAATGAGAGACTTATCAACGAAGGTAAAGAACCAGTAGTTTTCGACCATGACTGTCGCGAAGGAATCTGCGGTATGTGTTCTCTTTATATCAACGGACATCCTCACGGACCTGCAACCGGAGCAACTACTTGTCAGATGTATATCCGTCGTTTCGAAGATGGTGATACTATCACTGTTGAGCCTTGGCGTTCTGCTGGTTTCCCAGTAATCCGCGACTTGATGGTAGACCGTAATGCATTTGATAAAATTATGCAAGCTGGTGGTTACGTATCAATAAATACTGGTGGTGTTCCTGATGCTAATGCAATTGCTATTCCAAAGCCTATCGCTGACGAAGCAATGGATGCAGCATCTTGTATCGGTTGTGGTGCTTGTGTTGCTGCTTGTAAGAATGGTTCAGCTATGTTGTTCCTTTCTGCTAAAGTTAGCCAATTGTCACTTCTTCCTCAAGGAAAAGCAGAAGCTGGCCGTCGTGCTAAAGCTATGCTTTCTAAAATGGACGAACTTGGTTTTGGTAACTGTACTAATACAAGAGCTTGTGAAGCTGAATGTCCAAAGTCTATCTCAATCAGCAACATTGCAAGATTGAACCGCGACTTTATCGCAGCTAAACTGAAAGATTAA